The proteins below are encoded in one region of Winogradskyella helgolandensis:
- a CDS encoding MgtC/SapB family protein, whose amino-acid sequence MQIHEDISELIGTYIFGVLISMGIGLIIGLEREYDKLKEEKGFAGIRTFPIVAILGFTLANLVHLFTPWLLIIGFGMLILFLAIMHSSQNQQEYGQGLTTNLALIATFVLGIMVSAGYNREAVATAVIIVTLLSLKTRFITIINNITSDELFAFIKFAIIALLILPFLPDKTYGADNLLNPFEIGSIIVIVSFLNFIGYFLVKFVGSKKGIILTAILGGLISSTAVAWNYASRSKESPELSKKYSAGIIIASAIMFPRLAILAYIFNIEILKYIALPFGLLTLVCVIATLLLMRKDDNKPATNIKLGNPLNMLNAIGFGFLYVLILFSVFYSNRYFGESGLYYSALIAGLADTDAITISMLKFALDGEKLKLASSVIIAATISNMLVKFGITYLKGSKMTSKFVGYAFGSVIIIGIVYILISRT is encoded by the coding sequence ATGCAAATTCATGAAGACATTAGCGAGCTTATTGGTACCTACATTTTTGGAGTACTCATAAGTATGGGTATTGGGCTTATTATAGGTCTAGAAAGAGAATACGATAAACTTAAAGAAGAAAAAGGATTTGCAGGTATACGAACTTTCCCTATAGTAGCAATCCTTGGTTTTACCTTAGCTAATCTTGTTCACCTATTCACACCTTGGTTATTAATTATAGGTTTTGGAATGTTAATTTTATTTTTGGCAATAATGCATTCTTCTCAAAATCAACAAGAATATGGTCAAGGTTTAACTACTAATTTAGCACTCATCGCAACTTTTGTTTTAGGTATTATGGTTTCTGCAGGATATAATAGAGAAGCCGTTGCCACAGCAGTCATTATAGTAACACTGTTATCACTTAAAACACGCTTTATAACAATTATAAACAATATTACTTCCGACGAGCTTTTTGCATTCATAAAATTCGCTATTATTGCTTTATTGATTCTACCTTTTCTACCAGACAAAACATATGGTGCAGATAACTTATTAAACCCTTTTGAAATAGGTTCTATTATTGTCATCGTATCTTTTCTAAATTTTATAGGCTACTTTTTAGTGAAATTTGTGGGTTCCAAAAAAGGTATCATTCTTACGGCCATCCTTGGCGGACTTATATCTAGTACTGCCGTAGCCTGGAATTATGCATCTAGAAGTAAAGAATCTCCAGAACTTTCTAAAAAATACAGTGCAGGTATCATAATTGCTTCTGCTATAATGTTTCCGAGACTGGCGATTTTAGCATATATATTTAATATCGAAATTTTAAAATACATAGCGCTACCTTTTGGACTATTAACATTGGTCTGTGTGATAGCGACCTTACTATTAATGAGAAAGGACGACAACAAACCTGCTACTAATATTAAATTAGGTAATCCTTTAAATATGCTAAACGCTATTGGATTTGGATTCTTGTATGTTCTTATTCTTTTCTCCGTTTTTTATAGTAATCGGTATTTTGGAGAGAGCGGTTTGTATTATTCAGCACTTATTGCTGGTTTGGCAGATACTGATGCCATTACCATAAGTATGTTAAAGTTTGCTTTGGATGGAGAGAAGCTTAAACTCGCATCATCAGTTATTATTGCTGCTACTATAAGTAATATGTTAGTAAAGTTTGGTATTACTTATTTAAAAGGCTCAAAAATGACTAGTAAATTTGTCGGTTATGCTTTTGGAAGTGTCATTATAATAGGTATTGTTTATATCCTTATAAGTAGAACTTAG
- a CDS encoding 2,3-bisphosphoglycerate-dependent phosphoglycerate mutase, with amino-acid sequence MGKLMLVRHGKSVWNIENIFTGWTDIELARQGIEEAKVAGNLIRDEHINIDICFSSYLKRAIKTASIILETADITHVDFIKSWKLNERHYGAWQGRNKDEVRAEVGEDLFWNVRRGFSFAAPALAIDDRRCPRFDSKYKLLNSSDLPQTESLEDTKQRAVQYYFEAIVPELVKGKTVLVSAHGNSIRALMTQILNIPATEISKVEVQTGVLNIYDFDRTMTLIDNYKLEQKRELVM; translated from the coding sequence ATGGGAAAATTAATGTTAGTAAGACACGGAAAAAGCGTCTGGAATATCGAAAACATATTTACTGGATGGACAGATATAGAACTTGCAAGACAAGGTATAGAAGAAGCTAAAGTAGCAGGAAACCTGATTAGAGATGAACATATAAATATTGATATTTGTTTTTCATCATATTTAAAAAGAGCGATAAAAACAGCCTCAATTATACTGGAAACAGCAGATATAACACATGTAGATTTTATTAAAAGTTGGAAGCTAAATGAACGACATTATGGGGCTTGGCAAGGACGAAATAAAGATGAGGTAAGAGCAGAAGTTGGAGAGGATCTTTTTTGGAATGTAAGACGAGGCTTTAGTTTTGCTGCTCCTGCGTTAGCCATTGATGATAGGAGATGTCCAAGATTTGATTCAAAATATAAGCTCTTAAATAGCTCAGATTTGCCACAAACAGAATCTTTAGAAGACACTAAACAAAGAGCAGTTCAGTATTATTTTGAAGCTATTGTACCAGAGTTGGTAAAAGGTAAAACCGTATTGGTTTCTGCCCACGGAAATTCCATTAGAGCCTTAATGACACAGATTTTAAATATTCCAGCTACTGAAATTTCAAAAGTAGAAGTGCAAACAGGAGTTTTAAATATTTATGATTTTGATCGTACTATGACTTTAATAGATAATTATAAATTAGAACAAAAACGAGAATTAGTAATGTAA
- a CDS encoding BON domain-containing protein: MRTDIEIKQDVLDEFAWQPIVNETHFNIEVKYGIVRLSGIVSNLAEKLVAVNAAKKIIGVKAVVDDIEVKIKANVSDTDLAKKISFDLEWNTSVPQENINVKVEDGHVFLTGKVKWAYQKSEAEKSLEYIEGIKSIINTISIIEEVTPIDIEKNINKAFERSASIDANNITVTIQGNTAILQGKVNSIKEKDDALIAAYLAEGITNVKNELKVEYDAVYM, encoded by the coding sequence ATGAGAACAGATATAGAAATAAAACAGGACGTATTAGATGAATTTGCTTGGCAACCAATTGTTAATGAAACACATTTTAATATAGAAGTTAAATACGGAATTGTTAGGCTTTCTGGTATCGTCAGCAACTTGGCAGAAAAATTAGTCGCTGTAAATGCGGCAAAAAAAATAATAGGGGTTAAAGCTGTTGTGGATGATATCGAAGTTAAAATCAAAGCTAACGTTAGTGATACTGATCTTGCTAAAAAAATCAGTTTTGATTTAGAGTGGAATACTTCCGTACCTCAAGAAAATATTAATGTAAAAGTTGAAGATGGTCATGTTTTCTTAACGGGTAAAGTAAAGTGGGCCTATCAAAAAAGTGAAGCAGAAAAAAGTTTAGAATATATTGAAGGTATAAAAAGCATAATTAATACTATTAGTATAATCGAAGAAGTGACACCAATTGATATAGAGAAAAACATCAATAAAGCTTTTGAGCGTTCAGCAAGCATAGATGCCAATAATATTACTGTTACTATTCAAGGGAATACAGCAATACTTCAAGGTAAAGTAAATTCAATTAAAGAAAAAGACGATGCACTCATAGCGGCATATTTAGCGGAAGGTATCACTAATGTAAAAAATGAATTAAAGGTAGAATACGATGCTGTTTATATGTAA
- a CDS encoding 3-hydroxyacyl-CoA dehydrogenase, with amino-acid sequence MNYKNITIAGSGVLGYQIAFQSAFHGFNVTVFDINDDVLEKAKAKFKTLSEAYKKDLNATQQQIDKTHLNLNYTSDLAEAVKDADLLIEAVPENPAIKIDFYKKLAKVAPEKTIFATNSSTMLPSQFAESTGRSSKFLALHFANTIWIHNTAEIMGHATTDKKVFEDVVAFAKAIGMLALPLHKEQPGYILNSLLVPLLSAATSLLVNEVADVQTIDKTWMKATGAPLGPFAILDVVGITTAYNIDKIAADKTKDPLKIKTVAYLKEHFIDKNKLGISTGEGFYKYPNPAFRDSDFLK; translated from the coding sequence ATGAACTACAAAAATATAACCATAGCAGGAAGCGGAGTTTTGGGCTACCAAATTGCATTTCAAAGCGCATTTCACGGATTTAATGTTACCGTTTTCGATATTAATGATGATGTTTTAGAGAAAGCAAAAGCTAAATTCAAAACGCTGAGCGAAGCCTATAAAAAAGATTTAAATGCTACACAGCAACAAATAGATAAAACGCATTTAAACTTAAATTATACATCAGATCTAGCAGAAGCTGTAAAAGATGCTGATTTACTTATTGAAGCCGTTCCAGAAAACCCAGCAATTAAAATTGATTTCTATAAAAAGCTAGCAAAAGTTGCTCCAGAAAAAACAATTTTTGCTACCAATTCTTCAACCATGTTGCCTAGTCAATTTGCAGAATCGACAGGAAGATCTTCTAAATTTTTAGCATTGCATTTTGCCAATACCATATGGATTCATAATACAGCAGAAATTATGGGACATGCAACTACTGACAAAAAAGTATTTGAAGATGTTGTTGCCTTTGCCAAAGCCATTGGTATGTTGGCACTACCTTTACATAAAGAGCAACCAGGCTATATTTTAAATTCACTATTAGTGCCTTTATTAAGCGCAGCTACGAGTTTATTAGTAAATGAGGTTGCAGATGTGCAAACCATAGATAAAACATGGATGAAAGCAACTGGCGCACCATTAGGTCCTTTTGCTATATTAGATGTTGTTGGTATAACAACCGCTTATAATATAGATAAAATAGCTGCGGATAAGACAAAAGACCCATTAAAAATTAAAACGGTAGCTTACTTAAAAGAGCACTTTATAGATAAAAATAAATTGGGCATTTCTACAGGCGAAGGGTTTTATAAATATCCAAATCCAGCATTTCGAGATTCAGATTTTTTAAAGTAA
- a CDS encoding HdeD family acid-resistance protein — protein MANTVFSSAQSTVRNWWISLVIGVLYIIAGVWVFQTPLTSYVSLSIVFSVFIFVSGISQILFSITNKKDIDNWGWYLASGILDLIVGLLLISHPLMTMAILPYYVGFWLLFQAFMAIGLSFQFKAIEVPNWGWLLCLGFLTLVFAFLLLANPVFAGLSIVYMTAMAFVSAGIFRIFLAFGLRKIKNDFS, from the coding sequence ATGGCGAATACAGTATTCAGTTCTGCACAATCTACAGTGAGAAATTGGTGGATATCACTCGTAATTGGAGTTTTATATATTATTGCAGGAGTTTGGGTGTTTCAAACGCCATTAACAAGTTATGTATCACTAAGTATTGTCTTTAGTGTATTCATATTCGTTTCAGGTATATCTCAAATTTTATTTTCTATTACTAATAAAAAGGATATAGATAATTGGGGTTGGTATCTCGCAAGTGGTATTCTAGATCTTATTGTAGGCTTATTATTAATATCACATCCATTAATGACTATGGCCATTCTACCTTATTATGTTGGTTTTTGGTTATTATTTCAAGCTTTTATGGCCATTGGATTATCGTTTCAGTTTAAAGCCATAGAGGTTCCAAATTGGGGATGGTTATTATGTTTAGGGTTTCTCACTTTAGTGTTTGCATTTCTACTATTAGCAAATCCTGTTTTTGCCGGTTTAAGCATTGTATATATGACAGCTATGGCATTTGTAAGTGCAGGTATATTTAGAATATTTCTAGCATTTGGCTTAAGGAAAATTAAGAACGACTTCAGTTAA
- a CDS encoding BON domain-containing protein, whose product MRTDLSIKEDVLDELQWQPNIDETQIGVIVKNGVVTLSGTVDSYVKKREAENAAKSVFGVKAVAEDIEVQYGESFKKSDTEIALAAVNALKWNISVPSNKIEVKVENGWIYLTGEVMWAFEQNAAKKAVENLSGVKYVVNNITLKNSVDASNIEAKIKKAFERSADIDSKGITVKTEGHTVTLSGRVHSLKEKDDARRTAYYSPGVWAVDNELEVVY is encoded by the coding sequence ATGAGAACAGATTTAAGTATTAAGGAAGATGTTTTGGATGAACTACAGTGGCAGCCAAACATAGATGAGACCCAAATTGGGGTTATTGTAAAAAATGGTGTTGTAACACTATCAGGAACCGTAGATAGTTACGTAAAAAAACGCGAAGCAGAAAATGCTGCTAAAAGTGTATTTGGAGTTAAAGCCGTCGCAGAAGATATTGAAGTACAATATGGTGAAAGTTTCAAAAAATCAGATACAGAAATAGCGTTAGCAGCTGTTAATGCTTTAAAGTGGAATATTTCAGTGCCATCTAATAAAATTGAAGTCAAAGTCGAAAATGGTTGGATTTATCTTACAGGTGAAGTGATGTGGGCTTTTGAACAAAACGCTGCAAAAAAAGCAGTAGAAAACCTATCTGGTGTAAAATATGTGGTTAATAATATTACACTTAAAAATAGCGTAGATGCTAGTAATATCGAAGCAAAAATAAAAAAAGCATTTGAGCGTTCTGCAGATATTGATTCCAAAGGAATTACTGTAAAAACAGAAGGACATACGGTAACATTATCTGGTAGAGTACATTCATTAAAAGAAAAAGATGATGCTAGGAGAACAGCTTATTATTCACCAGGTGTTTGGGCTGTAGATAACGAATTAGAAGTTGTTTACTAG
- a CDS encoding DUF2238 domain-containing protein, protein MKGHKLFWVGMMFITIWTNSLIGTTDIKNWLIENTLTILALLFLIINYKKHRFSNSSYFLICVFLCLHVYGSKYTYADNTFGYWLQDVFDTSRNQYDRLVHFSFGFLLYYPLREFYLNWLKFPNRIATIIPISTIFSLSAFYEILEWLVADVFFVEEGVSYLGTQGDVWDAQKDMAMAFLGVVIAYGIYYRCVLSKQPKSNI, encoded by the coding sequence GTGAAGGGACATAAGCTTTTTTGGGTTGGTATGATGTTTATTACCATTTGGACAAATTCTTTAATTGGCACCACAGATATAAAGAATTGGCTTATAGAAAATACTTTGACCATTTTAGCTTTGCTTTTTTTAATTATTAATTACAAGAAACACAGATTCAGCAATTCTAGCTATTTTTTAATCTGTGTTTTTTTATGTCTGCATGTTTATGGATCTAAATATACCTATGCTGATAATACTTTTGGCTATTGGCTTCAAGATGTTTTTGATACGTCAAGAAATCAATATGATAGATTAGTACATTTTAGTTTCGGATTTCTGTTATATTATCCTTTAAGGGAATTTTATTTAAACTGGTTAAAATTCCCAAATCGTATCGCCACAATTATACCTATTAGCACCATATTTTCTTTAAGTGCGTTTTACGAAATTCTAGAATGGCTTGTTGCCGATGTCTTTTTTGTAGAAGAAGGTGTTTCATATTTAGGCACGCAAGGCGATGTTTGGGATGCACAAAAAGATATGGCTATGGCATTTTTGGGTGTGGTAATTGCTTATGGAATTTATTATCGTTGTGTACTATCAAAACAACCAAAGTCTAACATTTAA
- a CDS encoding DUF1269 domain-containing protein translates to MANIIVIPFKEEAKAIDALHKIKELDVYGDITLYEHMMIRKTDNNQYEVLNNKTDGSGWRTLSGMAIGGLAGALAGPIGFAIGLYTGTVAGAIWDVNHFDFENDFIKKVNNKMTVDTIAIIAEVAEDSPVFIDEALKSTSSEIIRSQAELEYDDYIDEQIEELEEEIEDERQHLKKATADEKTKIKNKITSLKAKRKAKIAELEEKRKSTLKEIKDKTNSRIKKMESQLEGFEHTVANSFTKARKNRLKKRIKRQEEKLYQLHNALGEDIVD, encoded by the coding sequence ATGGCAAATATCATAGTTATTCCTTTTAAGGAAGAGGCAAAAGCAATAGATGCTTTACACAAAATTAAAGAACTAGATGTTTATGGAGATATTACACTTTATGAACATATGATGATTCGTAAAACAGATAACAATCAATACGAAGTACTAAATAATAAAACGGATGGATCAGGATGGAGAACACTTTCCGGAATGGCCATTGGCGGATTAGCTGGCGCATTAGCAGGTCCAATAGGATTTGCAATTGGTCTTTATACAGGGACTGTTGCAGGCGCTATTTGGGATGTTAATCACTTTGATTTCGAAAATGATTTTATTAAAAAAGTGAATAATAAAATGACTGTTGACACCATTGCTATTATAGCAGAAGTCGCAGAAGATAGTCCTGTGTTTATTGATGAAGCGCTTAAATCCACAAGTTCAGAAATTATACGAAGTCAGGCAGAATTAGAATACGACGATTATATAGATGAACAAATCGAAGAATTAGAAGAAGAAATTGAAGATGAACGTCAACATCTTAAAAAAGCAACTGCAGACGAAAAAACTAAGATTAAAAATAAAATTACCAGTTTAAAAGCGAAACGCAAAGCTAAAATCGCTGAGTTGGAAGAAAAAAGAAAATCCACATTAAAAGAGATTAAGGATAAGACCAATTCTCGAATCAAAAAAATGGAATCTCAACTAGAAGGCTTTGAGCACACTGTAGCTAATTCTTTTACAAAAGCAAGAAAAAATAGGTTAAAAAAGAGAATAAAAAGACAAGAAGAAAAATTATATCAATTGCATAATGCATTAGGAGAAGATATTGTGGATTAA
- a CDS encoding ferritin: MKTKSEFLSEAMVKLLNYRVEQEEYSSRLYLAMSTWLNDKGFVGSAKLFKQYSDEETVHATKAKNMLLSNGIRPITPALQKPKQDFISLPDVIISALEHEKEITRQCYDLTKMAHVEENYMVVELGLWYCKEQAEELNKVQYLMDRLEAFGEELVMLRELDEEMGSLAD; this comes from the coding sequence ATGAAAACTAAATCAGAATTTTTAAGTGAAGCTATGGTTAAGTTACTTAACTATAGAGTAGAACAAGAAGAGTATTCTTCAAGATTATACTTGGCCATGTCAACATGGTTAAATGATAAAGGATTTGTAGGATCTGCGAAGCTATTTAAACAATATAGTGACGAGGAAACCGTACATGCAACAAAAGCAAAAAATATGCTTTTATCAAATGGCATAAGACCAATAACACCAGCACTACAAAAACCAAAACAAGATTTTATAAGCCTTCCTGATGTCATAATTTCAGCTTTGGAGCACGAAAAAGAAATCACAAGACAATGTTACGACCTTACTAAAATGGCTCATGTAGAAGAAAACTATATGGTGGTAGAACTTGGTTTATGGTATTGCAAAGAACAAGCCGAAGAACTCAACAAAGTACAATACCTAATGGATAGATTAGAGGCTTTTGGAGAAGAGTTAGTTATGCTAAGAGAATTAGATGAAGAAATGGGATCATTAGCGGATTAA
- a CDS encoding cation-translocating P-type ATPase, translating into MQTKNFNIKGLTNEEVLQARSKYGYNKLEAKKEYYFFEAIRSLVKEPMVILLLVASAIYFISGNIGDGIFLSSATVLVAAISLYQDSRSRNALEKLKTFSEPKCKVIRNGKTEDIKSENLVVGDSLIVEEGGTVAGDGIIVHSNDFSVNESILTGESLSVYKDKTKADHKVYQGTLVSGGLAIVTVTAIGNETQLGKIGKSIEEIQKEKTPLELQINNFVKKMAIVGAIIFIIVWAINYYHSHNILDSLLKALTLAMSILPEEIPVAFTTFMALGAWRLMKLGVIVKQIKTVETLGSATIICTDKTGTITENRMSLARLFTLSSNKIFNINDTLSTAEKELIKIAMWASEPIPFDPMEIALHNAYKNSVQRDERSQYAMVHEYPLGGKPPMMTHIFKNIEGKRIIAAKGAPEALMAISNLSTIEKEHINKAIETITAEGYRVLGVADTNFEGDNYPKTQQDFQFNFKGIVAFYDPPKKNIASVLEDFRLAGIKVKIITGDNALTTRAIAKEIGFKGFEKSMSGDELMQLNDTELRQKVEDTSIFTRMFPQAKLKIINALKANKEIVAMTGDGVNDGPALKAAHIGIAMGKKGTEIAKQAATLILLEDDLSKMVDAIAMGRRIYANLKKAIQYIISIHIPIILTVFIPLALGWEFPNIFYPVHIIFLELIMGPTCSIIYENEPIEKNSMLQKPRPFTVTFFNGKELTTSIVQGLIITLGVLMVYQYGIQHDYSESLTRSMVFTTLIAANIFLTLVNRSFYYSVLTTLKYKNKLVPLIIGITITITASLLFIPPFTKFFKFETLSFSQLFISILTGFIAVIWYEIVKWNKRKKNRN; encoded by the coding sequence ATGCAAACCAAAAACTTTAATATAAAAGGTTTAACCAATGAAGAAGTGCTGCAAGCGCGATCTAAATATGGGTATAACAAACTAGAAGCTAAAAAAGAGTATTATTTTTTTGAGGCTATTAGAAGTTTGGTAAAAGAGCCCATGGTTATTTTATTATTGGTCGCGTCTGCTATTTACTTTATTAGTGGAAATATTGGAGATGGTATTTTTCTTTCTTCTGCAACAGTCCTCGTCGCTGCTATTTCTTTATACCAAGACTCTAGAAGTCGTAATGCTTTAGAAAAATTAAAAACTTTTTCAGAACCCAAATGTAAAGTCATTCGCAATGGTAAAACTGAAGACATAAAAAGTGAAAATTTAGTTGTTGGAGATAGTCTAATCGTAGAAGAAGGTGGCACTGTTGCAGGAGATGGTATTATTGTTCATTCCAATGATTTCTCTGTAAACGAATCTATTCTAACTGGAGAATCGTTATCTGTTTATAAAGACAAAACAAAAGCAGATCATAAAGTGTATCAAGGAACCTTAGTTTCAGGAGGATTGGCTATTGTTACGGTTACTGCTATTGGTAATGAAACGCAATTAGGTAAAATAGGTAAAAGTATAGAAGAAATACAAAAAGAAAAAACACCATTAGAATTACAGATTAACAATTTTGTAAAAAAAATGGCCATTGTTGGAGCTATTATTTTTATAATTGTTTGGGCCATTAACTATTATCATTCTCACAATATTTTAGACAGTTTACTCAAAGCCTTAACATTAGCTATGAGTATTTTACCAGAAGAAATCCCTGTGGCTTTTACCACATTTATGGCTTTAGGAGCTTGGCGACTGATGAAATTAGGAGTTATTGTTAAGCAAATAAAAACCGTGGAAACTTTAGGTAGTGCGACCATTATTTGTACAGATAAAACAGGTACTATTACCGAAAACAGAATGAGTCTCGCAAGGCTTTTTACGCTGTCTTCTAACAAAATATTCAACATAAATGACACTTTAAGTACTGCTGAAAAAGAATTGATAAAAATTGCGATGTGGGCGAGTGAACCTATTCCTTTTGACCCTATGGAAATAGCGTTACACAATGCTTATAAAAATAGTGTTCAAAGAGATGAACGTTCACAATATGCTATGGTGCATGAATATCCACTAGGAGGAAAACCGCCTATGATGACGCATATATTTAAAAACATTGAAGGCAAAAGAATAATAGCAGCAAAAGGAGCACCAGAAGCTTTAATGGCAATTTCAAATCTCTCAACCATTGAAAAGGAACATATAAATAAAGCGATAGAAACAATAACAGCAGAAGGATATCGTGTATTGGGTGTGGCTGACACCAATTTTGAAGGTGATAATTATCCAAAAACACAGCAAGATTTTCAATTCAATTTTAAAGGAATTGTTGCTTTTTACGATCCACCAAAGAAAAATATAGCATCCGTATTAGAAGATTTTCGTTTAGCAGGAATAAAAGTAAAAATCATCACTGGTGATAATGCATTAACAACTAGAGCTATTGCCAAAGAAATAGGGTTTAAAGGTTTTGAGAAAAGCATGTCTGGGGACGAATTAATGCAACTTAATGACACGGAATTGCGACAAAAAGTAGAAGACACCTCCATATTTACAAGAATGTTTCCGCAGGCTAAACTGAAAATTATTAATGCCTTAAAAGCCAATAAAGAAATTGTAGCCATGACAGGTGATGGTGTTAATGATGGTCCAGCTCTAAAAGCAGCACATATTGGAATTGCGATGGGTAAAAAAGGAACTGAAATTGCTAAGCAAGCAGCAACTTTAATTTTATTGGAAGATGATCTATCAAAAATGGTAGATGCTATTGCTATGGGAAGACGCATTTACGCTAACTTAAAAAAAGCAATTCAGTATATTATATCCATCCACATACCAATTATTTTAACCGTTTTTATTCCTTTAGCCTTGGGTTGGGAATTTCCAAATATATTTTATCCTGTACATATTATTTTCTTAGAATTAATAATGGGTCCAACATGTTCTATTATTTATGAAAATGAACCGATAGAAAAAAACAGTATGCTTCAAAAACCACGTCCGTTTACAGTTACTTTTTTTAACGGAAAAGAATTAACTACTAGTATCGTACAAGGTCTTATTATTACTTTGGGAGTGCTGATGGTATATCAATATGGCATACAACACGATTATAGTGAATCACTTACGCGAAGTATGGTTTTTACGACATTAATTGCTGCTAATATATTTCTAACCTTGGTAAATCGGTCTTTTTATTATTCGGTTCTAACGACCTTAAAATATAAAAATAAGTTAGTGCCATTGATTATTGGTATCACGATTACTATAACTGCATCCCTGCTTTTTATACCGCCATTCACAAAATTCTTCAAGTTTGAAACCTTAAGCTTTTCGCAATTATTTATTAGCATACTAACAGGTTTTATAGCTGTAATTTGGTATGAAATAGTAAAATGGAATAAGCGCAAAAAAAACAGAAACTAA